The genomic window ATCAATCCTTATCGCATCATATTTTGACCAACAGAACCGTCAAGTGGCTGCAGAAGGAAAGCGAAAAGCTCAGCGGGAGCAGGCGTTCATTCCACCTGTGGAGGAAAAACctaaacaagaaaacaagaagaaaggTGAGATCCACAGGCTGTACATGCCCAcctagaaaaagaaatatactCAAGCACAGCCCTAATTTCTAGCTCTTAGCACTGCAGGACAAGTGTTTTTCTACTGCTGGAAGATTTGAGACAGGTCAAGGAGAGGTCTTCCGAGGGTCTGGCACTAATCATCTCGTAATTAGTGTCAGTGCCTTTGCAGACCTCTCCATAGTTTGCCATACTCAAAGACTCAGACTTTCTCACTGGCAAAGAAACTATTGCATTGCTTGAATTGTTGTTCTCTCTTTTGTAGCTTTTACAACCTAACTACTCATCACTTATTAGCAATAGTCTCTGTGATAAGCTTCCACTGAGGAAAGAAGTACTGGTAACTGTCAGCATTGATGTGCCTATTTTgcctaaaaaaaatgttatttttaaaatggtgATTGTAGCAAATGACAGCAAAGTGGATGTGGAAgccttcaaaaagaaaataaaaaattcacaGGTAAGACGGTTATTTATTggcttaacttttttttctttactatacatacatgtatggtgaaattattttgcttgctagacaaaaaaaattagactctCAATACTAACATTAGTTTGAATGTTGTCACTTCAATGTAATTTGCAGTTATTTAACTGGTAAACAGGAGTTGAGCAGTTTTAAATAAATCCTTTCATCTGCAGACAATTTCCtctatttagttttaaattttttccatatctctcttccttttttttgacagaaaagaaaagttgctGAAACAAGCAAAACAGTAGCTCCCACGAAAAGTAAAAAGGTCAAAAGATAAGAATGTAAATAGTGTATTATTGGAAATCAATTTATGGAAATAGACATGCTTTTTGGCCCCCccctctttcccccccccctcccccataaGATGCTGTTGCTGTAGTCTACTATGGTGTCAGAGGAGTTTTCCACAGAGGGATTTTGCAGTCAAGGTCATCACCTTAATATTTGTGAAGATAGCAACAAATGACAAATTCCATGGTGCTCATCTAAGACAATTGTGTAGTGAGGATCAAAGACAATGTTCTATTTGTTcagttttcttcaatttaatACACTGTCTCGATactgttattttatttgatgTGCAACCTTCCACTTCAGTTCCATTTTCATTGCCagctttgttactttttttaaaagtgttcaATGCCATCAAGATGAATGATCATCAATTGATATCAATAGCAGTACAGTAAGAAAGAATGGATTTAACACTGTTTTAGGTAGTGTTTATTGAGAACTTTTTCTACTCAAAGTGAGTACTTCTTTTAATATGTAACTTACTTGAACAAGCTGGCAAGGGCAGGTGTTCTGGAATTatgttcaaataaattattttaaccctctgtattttgttttaccttCAACTGGCAGTTTAAACCACAAATTAAGATGCAAAGGTGTAGGGGTCACACAGTAGCCACCTTAACCCTCTACAACgtaacattagtatgcatattctccaaactgtcctttatacatttccaagggtgcaaacaaagagaatttgtttcacaatcaagagctgccttagttggggatcatttcctctaCTCTCAGTACCTTTATgttttgattcaggggtgatattgtgaggagaaattagatgttagtcactctcgggggttaaagggttaaaaaggatTACATGTTAACTACTCACAAGCCAGATTAGACTGTAAGCAAACTAGGACGTACAAATTACGTTTTGAAACTTGCTCTTGCAACCATACCAGCCTGCGTTTTGCACTGTCCATTTGACATCTGCTCGCATAGGTGAACTATTTTTCAACAAGGTCCTTTGATAAGTATCGTATTGCAAACTTGGATTCAAGTCTTACGCTCGAATCTTCCGTACAAACGCCACGGAGACGCCTGACATAATCCTGCTCAAAAAGACTGGGTCGAGTGATGTGAAGGTTTCGTGACCCCAACGTCCTTCCAGTTCAAACAGTGAGACTCTTGTTTTGAAGGATTTCCAAAATTGCTAGGTAAGTTCTTTGCTGTTATTGTGTGTACAAGGGGATGCCTGGATAATATACCGTCTTTTTCCGGTTTAATAGCTGAGAGATTAGGAATAGGCTTTGGCGGTGAAATTACACACGATGCGAGATGGCGGTTCCTCTGGCATTTGTGTTGGCTACGATTTCGCTTTACTATTGGAAACACGATCTAGTTAGTCAATCTTGATCCTTATTCTGTGGTTTAACCGTAAGAGTAATGTTGGCGACCAAATTGTAACAACTTCATGCGTTGATACAGCCAGATatctaattttttaaattgggGTATTAAAATGAATGTAGGTGACGCCGGCTTGATTTCCGTTGTTTGCTCGTCTATGCTTTCTTCACTTCCGACCATGGTTCCTCGCGTTTCACCGACGTTTGGCCATAATGTAAAATGTGCaagcttaaatttttcaagttcgAATTCTTCAATATACATTTAAGTCTGCAGTTGGCACTTATGCTAAAGTAATGAATTCCGAGGCATCCTTTGATCGTtatgtttaatttgaaaacatttaccTTTTGGAAAGGCCATCTGATTAGTATTATTGTTTTTCAGAAAGGTCTTAGGCTCGTTGTCAAGTTTTAAACCTTTGTCCACTTAATAGTAACAATTTGATTTGAGGGAAAAATACAGGATAAGCAATGCTTTACTATACCTGTTCAGTTCTGCGCTATGTGAATAAGTTTGAATCCAACCGAATTTTTTATGCTTTTGAATAACTTGATGATCACTAGACAATAGTCAGATTTTTGGGATTGAAGTCAGCAGTTATGGCGgacagaaataacaaaaatgacagCATATgcgcctttttcttttcagaatgCAGTCCTGCTCAAAAGCCACGGGGATACCACACTGCCGCGAGTACTGTGATGGGAATGTTGCAGAGTTTTATTGTCCAGAATGTGCTGCCTTGTTTTGCAGTTGTTGCTATGAAAGAGAACATTGTGGAAGCGAACGGAAAGCTCAGCATGGGAAATTAACTGAACTTAGAGCAATTTGCAGTGAGCACAAACACACTCTTGATTATTTTAACCTGACCCTGCTTCAGCCAATGTGCATCATTTGCAAAAAGGAGAGCGTGCTTTCACCTGAACGTGCAAACCATGTTATTGAACACATAGAAACAATTGTACCAAAACTGAGATCTCTCatggaaaagaaattacaagATGCTACTGAATCAATTGGAAAAATAGCATGTCAACTCACCAATGTTGAAACTTCAGCTCGCAGTGGGATGAATGCTTCAATCAGCCATGTTCAGTGCTGTTTTGCCAAGTTGCGGCAGATACTGGATGAGAGGGAAGCCCAACTCATGCAAGATACGAAAAAGTATTTTGATGAGTTCCTGGAAAGTGGTGAAGGAATAGTACAAGCAAGAAACACATTAAGAAATCTCAGGGCTCTCTCTGAGGAAGGTACCATGTATAAAATTTTGAGCATAAAGTAGTGTAATTTCCTTCAACTCCAGTGGTGTCTTCTGAAGGAATCATGATAATTTTCAGTCGGTAGAATGTACTGGCATAAACTAATATAACAGATGATACCAATGCACTCAATGTCCACTCAGTTCTGAATAGGGGTGCtaaaaatgtatgttttccCAAAATGATTGGCATTTTCACATATAAAACATCCAAAATGAATTCTACAATTAGATAATCAGTGGCTCTGTCTTGCACAGTATCATTgtgttctgattttttttttttaaaggcttttGTGCTTGAACCCAGTACATTGCAAGTGACACTTTCTTAGTCAATCAGGATCAAGTGATTGTACCATCTTTACATTTTAACATAAATAGATAGTTCTTTTTTCCTCAAGTATGCCTGCCTCATCACCTGaaaacatcatctttcactatgaaaaaaataattcctgAATGTATCAGTTAATCAGAAGTGAAAAATTTTTCCCTCTCTCTGTGATGCTAGTAAACACCTATCAGTTAAAGTATCAACCTTTCACTTGAACACTTCTCTATAAGACTTAGGTGAGAGACAAGAGGGAAACTTTTTGATGACAAGTTCatgacaattttgttgataggaaaattgcttttgaataaAGATCCTAGAAGCCTTGTGGTAGAATTTCCAGCAGTCTTCATGCGTCTCAAAGAACTGTGTGCTTTAACAGCCAATGAATGCCAGATGAAAAGccttaaaattgcaatttatttCGGACAAGACATAGTAAAACAGCTTAGACAAGCTGGGGTTATGAGTGCACAGTATTCTTCTCTGCCTAAAGGTAAGTGGAAACAGGGcacaaaacctaaaaaaaatcattcgtCAACTTTTGGCTCCTAGCCACTAAAATGAGGAAAATAGTCACCAATTTGAAAGCCACGTCTGTATGTACCTGTTAGTACCACAAGTactaccgtaatttccggtcgattacccgcacggccgattacccgcacctgccgattattgcatacggcgaaaaaaaaagtcaacggattacccgcaccggtggataacccgcacgttgttattcaactttttcggtggcgaaaacgtgacattaaggcgatacatttcagtctttcgattcagacatgtgcacaattctgtgtcaatattaaatactttttcagcgcgaaattagttaagtttcgcacctattattttcaacattctggtgatgcatttgggatttaaaattactgtcggcaatttctcaaaaaaatcgatatctcctgttctactgggcctaacaagtcccttaaaacgggaaaattctctttagctcaagctagtgaaaactggaaatttgttactgatgcgccggatatccttggattattttttgtcaccatcaaggttttgttttcacgcgtgccgataaaaatttgtttgtcacgcaactaattatgcgtgaaataaactcgagttggcatcatgttttcgtgccgctttgtggcacttttgatacaataaaattcatttgagaggtggaaacgcaggtaggtgagaaattttttcaattcaacttccagaagaatttaaaattgtcacataacccgcacctccctattacccgcagtggcgcggatttaatgcaaaatcaacagattacccgcgggtaatcgaccggaaattacggtaggTATTTTTCAATCCTGAATGATATATGAAGTGACTACTTGAGATTATGTTCCCATCTTAAAAAAGAGGAACAGTGATATGGATCACATATGCAgaatatgttttaaatttaagtcttaatttaaaacatacaaaaaattTAGTCACCAGGGTGGTGAATAAAGACCAGAACTTTAAGCCACCAGTGAGAAAATGTAGGTCACATTGGCACTTGTATCAATTACAATCCCAAGCCCTAGGAAACTATGTCATTAGAGAGCCATTATATACTTAGTCATCCTTAACTTGTGAATATCTCTTTTTCTTGTAGACATAAAATTAGGGAATGGACAGCAGGAGAACTCAAATGATGCAAATTCTCAGTGCAGTTGCAGCTCTATACAGGATTATCATACAGGTATTGTTATACCACTTAACCAATATGAATCACAGTTGCCAGTTGGCATAAAAAGTTAAGAATGGATGACAGCCATCGAAAGCCTTTTTATAGATAGCTAGAAGAAATAAGTTATTGGTTGAGGAGAAGATAGAACAAAGTAATAAAAGCCTACCAAGTGTTGGTAGTGTCCTCAGCTGTATTGGTAAAGTATTGGCCCTTGTTAAGCAAGTATTGTCTGACGTGTGTCAGTTGAGAGGCGACCAATATTGGTCAATATGTCAGCCAACTCTTAGTCAACATGTCGACTGTTATAGCAACGAACACTCAGACAACAAGTCAACCTATGGTATCCACTGAACCTGATTGACAGTTGCCTGTCAATATGTATGATCTTAAGGTTGCTTTTCAATTAAgtatcataaaaacaaaacccAAAAAGTGATCACAACACCCAatcagaagagaggaaaatgcCAATAAAAACTTacatttaaaacaaaccaaCTGCCTAAAGCTTGTGATTGGTTCCcgtttttcatctgattggttcaaaaaGCAGTgtaagttttctggaccaatcacagagcgaagtaaatcAAAACCAAGGCAATCCCTGATTACTTTAAACACTTTATCAAAAATGTGCTCTTTGCATCTAAGACAATGTAATTCACATAGAAATGACAAACAACTCACAATGATGTAGAGGAATGTGGGTTTGTCAGCTTAAGGAAGTTGGTGTGGTGGCTAGAAAAACTCTTAGCCCATTCCAGCTGATCTCACTACAGAATTTTAATATGAAAATAGAATTATGAATACCATTGTACTTTATTGTGCAGTAGATGTTGATACAAAGAGATGCATGCCAGACTCACCTCAGAAATCTTGCAAAGAACCTACTTCTAAACAAGCCGAGGAAATTGATGGGGCAATTGACTTCATAGGAGTGTGTGACAAGTCACCAATCTCAAGGATGTCATTAAAAGGTTTCCTTTATTGTGTAGAGAGTAGTGTGGTATTGCTGTACAAAGACATTATCATGTCCCCTTCCCTTAACCCAAACACCATACCTTTAAAACCAGCATGTGGGCAACTTTTTATAccattaatcataaccattacaatctcctcaaacatgattggtgtattagctgctttatttttcactaatcatttggtacagttgtaatcagacagtgtacttggacagttgaagcagccaatcatattaAGTCCACTCAACTAAATctaccaatcacagaattgatcacaataaccgTAGCAACAACCAGTTATcctaggaaaaaaattgagaatttctaaaactgaagaattttttactttagacattgtctctgCAGtagatgtttgtcctaaatgtgtttttatttgtagCAGTTATGGTTAATTGGTAAAAGGACCTTGTGTCATCCAATTCCATCTGTAGTCATACTattgtgattgacaaatctgACTCCTGCTTGGTGGTCATCAGattctgaaaaatatttgaaattattgaaagattgttatatttttctgttGGCATTATGTCTGGTTTCTTGTAtaacaaaatgttatacagatGGTTTCAAAACAGCTTTTTAGAATGCTTTTCAAAGTGTCAAATTGAATTTTGgccaaatgtattttttcatttgcaaaagGTGTATCAGGTGTAAAGAGGCACTCTTCTGATGTGTCTGGAAGTCCTCTCCAGGAAACTACACCTAAGAAAACCAGGAAGATTGATGCAACAAGTAATTTCCCTGAAGAACATGAAAAGTCACCCTTATCAAGAACCCCAGTGAAAGCTGTGACAGGAACAGCAGGCAGAACCATGCAATCACCGTCACCTTTAAAGCTATCCAAGCTGAACGAATTGAGGGTCTTATTGAAAAGATCACCACAGCACAGCTCTGTTGCCTCTCCAAATAGCAAAACTTATGTGGCATcaccaagaagaaaaagaggaggaGCATTGAGCAAAGAGTTTATGGTGATGTTATTTGATAAATACACTTATTTGatggtttaagaaataaaacatgCTGATATTCTGCGGTTATTTTCCCCAGCCCCATAGGGATGAGGAATTAGATACAGGCACCGAGCACAATTTCTTCTTGTATGATATGTTAAACTATCAAACAAGGGATTTATCattcttctgttatttcattttctagaaATTTGGCTTCTAGCTTTCGAAATACATCCTATGGCCCTATCTTAGCATCATATTCATCACATAAGGCATGcgtgaaagatgaaaacaatGCTGATGCACTTAAATTTCATTGCTTTTAAAGTCTCTTGTAAACTTTGTACTTTCTATTCTCCTGGGCTCAGTTGTTTGAAGGCTGATTCGCACTAACctaaggttaaattttaatctgggttgatttattcctttgtttAAAAGCCCTTTTGGAATGATTTTGTGgtctattctttttagagcattcaatATCAAGTTGTAgcccaaaaaaatttatgctGAATTTTCTGCCAAATCTTTCAAATCTAAAATCCGATTTCACACAAACtttgggttatcttaacccagcttcaGGCAACCTGGCCCTGGTCTGCCCCCCTTAATTCACCTGGCCACAGTTGTTCCAAGGGTATATAACGCTATCCAATGAATAAGTCTCTATTGGTTGTTAgtcctgtttgttttttgaacACTTATCCACTGAACAGTGGTTTATCCAGAAGATGGCATAATGGGCCCTTTTCACAACATTGCCTTTGTTGGAGCCTCttgaagttaaaaattttctcttcaaatttCCAAAGTTAGCCCTTCTGTGAAAACTGAAACCAATTAAATTTATGTATTGGAAGTGGATGAGGTGTTGCGGTTTGATCATGTCTGAAATCAATCTTGGAGAATCACTCATTTGTCTCATTTCTTGCTCTCAAGTATATTATGTAGTGATTCCAGAAGCACTGGTTGCATCTTCAAATTCAGGGCTAAGTGGGAGAGTTTGTGTTTCCTTATCAATTCAGTTTTAAAAGTTGCCATATTAATGCAACTTTTCCGTTCTTGCAGAAGTGTGACATAATTCTAAAAGAAATATGGGCCCATGATGAAAGTATTCCATTTGTTCGACCTGTGGATAAAAAACAGGTAAGCAAATCTTAAGTAAATCTTTCAACTGCCAGGAGGCGTCCATTCCTCTTActaattttttcatctttatttcaaAGTATTGGTGTGATATCTTACGGTTAGTGTGATATCTTAACGATTTTACCGATCCAATACATGtgaatgtaaatgtaaatgtattttgtttttagtcacCTGATTACTATAAAGTCATCAAGAAGCCTATGGACCTGtctgttgtaaaagaaaaattg from Pocillopora verrucosa isolate sample1 chromosome 8, ASM3666991v2, whole genome shotgun sequence includes these protein-coding regions:
- the LOC131795495 gene encoding uncharacterized protein isoform X3; translation: MQSCSKATGIPHCREYCDGNVAEFYCPECAALFCSCCYEREHCGSERKAQHGKLTELRAICSEHKHTLDYFNLTLLQPMCIICKKESVLSPERANHVIEHIETIVPKLRSLMEKKLQDATESIGKIACQLTNVETSARSGMNASISHVQCCFAKLRQILDEREAQLMQDTKKYFDEFLESGEGIVQARNTLRNLRALSEEGKLLLNKDPRSLVVEFPAVFMRLKELCALTANECQMKSLKIAIYFGQDIVKQLRQAGVMSAQYSSLPKDIKLGNGQQENSNDANSQCSCSSIQDYHTVDVDTKRCMPDSPQKSCKEPTSKQAEEIDGAIDFIGVCDKSPISRMSLKGVSGVKRHSSDVSGSPLQETTPKKTRKIDATSNFPEEHEKSPLSRTPVKAVTGTAGRTMQSPSPLKLSKLNELRVLLKRSPQHSSVASPNSKTYVASPRRKRGGALSKEFMKCDIILKEIWAHDESIPFVRPVDKKQSPDYYKVIKKPMDLSVVKEKLHSLQYTSVVDFLKDIRLMLNNCKTFNKPGTYVYDSGEELSKIFNHLVQENFPNFEEALLQNSEDGTE
- the LOC131795495 gene encoding uncharacterized protein isoform X2, with amino-acid sequence MRLFLFRMQSCSKATGIPHCREYCDGNVAEFYCPECAALFCSCCYEREHCGSERKAQHGKLTELRAICSEHKHTLDYFNLTLLQPMCIICKKESVLSPERANHVIEHIETIVPKLRSLMEKKLQDATESIGKIACQLTNVETSARSGMNASISHVQCCFAKLRQILDEREAQLMQDTKKYFDEFLESGEGIVQARNTLRNLRALSEEGKLLLNKDPRSLVVEFPAVFMRLKELCALTANECQMKSLKIAIYFGQDIVKQLRQAGVMSAQYSSLPKDIKLGNGQQENSNDANSQCSCSSIQDYHTDVDTKRCMPDSPQKSCKEPTSKQAEEIDGAIDFIGVCDKSPISRMSLKGVSGVKRHSSDVSGSPLQETTPKKTRKIDATSNFPEEHEKSPLSRTPVKAVTGTAGRTMQSPSPLKLSKLNELRVLLKRSPQHSSVASPNSKTYVASPRRKRGGALSKEFMKCDIILKEIWAHDESIPFVRPVDKKQSPDYYKVIKKPMDLSVVKEKLHSLQYTSVVDFLKDIRLMLNNCKTFNKPGTYVYDSGEELSKIFNHLVQENFPNFEEALLQNSEDGTE
- the LOC131795495 gene encoding uncharacterized protein isoform X1, giving the protein MRLFLFRMQSCSKATGIPHCREYCDGNVAEFYCPECAALFCSCCYEREHCGSERKAQHGKLTELRAICSEHKHTLDYFNLTLLQPMCIICKKESVLSPERANHVIEHIETIVPKLRSLMEKKLQDATESIGKIACQLTNVETSARSGMNASISHVQCCFAKLRQILDEREAQLMQDTKKYFDEFLESGEGIVQARNTLRNLRALSEEGKLLLNKDPRSLVVEFPAVFMRLKELCALTANECQMKSLKIAIYFGQDIVKQLRQAGVMSAQYSSLPKDIKLGNGQQENSNDANSQCSCSSIQDYHTVDVDTKRCMPDSPQKSCKEPTSKQAEEIDGAIDFIGVCDKSPISRMSLKGVSGVKRHSSDVSGSPLQETTPKKTRKIDATSNFPEEHEKSPLSRTPVKAVTGTAGRTMQSPSPLKLSKLNELRVLLKRSPQHSSVASPNSKTYVASPRRKRGGALSKEFMKCDIILKEIWAHDESIPFVRPVDKKQSPDYYKVIKKPMDLSVVKEKLHSLQYTSVVDFLKDIRLMLNNCKTFNKPGTYVYDSGEELSKIFNHLVQENFPNFEEALLQNSEDGTE